A stretch of Leisingera sp. S132 DNA encodes these proteins:
- a CDS encoding formate dehydrogenase accessory sulfurtransferase FdhD, whose translation MQLVSMDITSEYLIAPGVSDPRLTRAVTGVDQNGETSEIAVVEERPLTIFLNSQEIVTAMTIGDYPEYLALGFLRNQRMLRDEDEVTRVDYDEDLETVVVRTAVETSHEEKLKKKTRTSGCAVGTVFGDMMEGLEDVRLPQVEVKTSWLYTLAHKINRTPSLYLEAGAIHGTVLCHRDRPLVYMEDVGRHNAVDKIAGWMLSEQAEAADKILYTTGRLTSEMVIKTAMMGIPVLASRSGFTAWGVEIAREVGLTLIGRMRGQRFICLSGEERLVRDMDPKDAPAEEKKHRRKSADG comes from the coding sequence ATGCAATTGGTGAGTATGGATATCACGTCAGAATACCTGATTGCCCCTGGTGTCTCAGACCCGCGGCTGACGCGCGCCGTCACCGGCGTCGACCAGAACGGCGAGACAAGCGAGATCGCGGTGGTCGAGGAACGCCCGCTGACCATCTTCCTGAACAGCCAGGAAATTGTCACTGCGATGACCATCGGCGACTACCCGGAATATCTGGCGCTCGGCTTCCTGCGCAATCAGCGGATGCTGCGGGACGAGGATGAGGTGACCCGCGTCGACTATGACGAGGATCTGGAAACCGTGGTGGTGCGCACCGCGGTGGAAACCAGCCATGAGGAAAAGCTGAAAAAGAAGACCCGCACCTCCGGCTGCGCGGTCGGCACCGTCTTCGGCGACATGATGGAGGGGCTGGAGGATGTGCGCCTGCCGCAGGTGGAGGTGAAAACCTCCTGGCTTTATACGCTGGCGCATAAGATCAACCGCACGCCGTCCCTGTATCTGGAGGCCGGCGCCATCCACGGCACCGTGCTCTGCCATCGGGACCGCCCGCTGGTCTATATGGAGGACGTCGGCCGCCACAACGCGGTGGACAAAATCGCAGGCTGGATGCTGTCCGAACAGGCGGAAGCTGCCGACAAGATTCTTTACACCACCGGGCGGCTGACCTCCGAAATGGTGATCAAGACGGCGATGATGGGCATCCCGGTGCTGGCGTCCCGTTCGGGCTTCACCGCCTGGGGGGTGGAGATCGCCCGCGAGGTGGGCCTCACCCTGATCGGCCGGATGCGCGGCCAGCGGTTCATCTGCTTGTCCGGTGAGGAACGGCTGGTGCGGGACATGGACCCCAAGGACGCGCCTGCGGAAGAGAAGAAACATCGTAGAAAGAGCGCGGACGGGTAA
- a CDS encoding acyl-CoA dehydrogenase, which produces MTFRAPVSEYEFLLNHVVGYDSIPATDRFAEATSDTVSAILTEAGKLCEEVMAPLQRNGDLHPARLENGVLRTSPGFADGYQAICEGGWVGISAAEEFGGMGLPQTVAVAVYEMMAGACLSLQLAPLLSQGQIEALEHHASDSIKELYLPKLISGEWSGTMNLTEPQAGSDVGALTSKAEPNGDGTYAVTGQKIFISWGDNDFCGNVCHLVLARLPDGVPGTKGISLFLVPKYLPDADGKPGKPNDLKVVSLEHKMGLHGSPTCVMQFDGATGWLVGPEHGGMAAMFTMMNNARLGVGGQGVGAGEGAYQHALAYALERKQGKTASGFIADHADVRRMLMEMKADLFASRAILMACSRAIDMHTATGGSDWAARAAFLTPIAKAFGTDTGMRVSETGVQVYGGMGFIEESGAAQYYRDVRVTAIYEGTNGIQSMDLVARKMMDGGEMGFALIDEIEEQAERARATHPNMAEAVWQACESLREATEWLVSQQDMQDRFAGSVPYLRAFARVLGGHYHLAAAMEDQGGAREKLARFYITRMLPEHSALLAHAQAGAEGTFALSHDELAG; this is translated from the coding sequence ATGACCTTCCGCGCCCCCGTTTCCGAGTATGAATTTCTGCTGAACCACGTTGTGGGTTATGACAGCATCCCAGCCACAGACCGCTTTGCCGAGGCAACATCCGACACCGTAAGCGCGATCCTCACAGAGGCAGGCAAGCTGTGCGAGGAGGTGATGGCGCCGCTGCAGCGCAATGGCGACCTGCACCCTGCGCGTCTGGAAAACGGCGTGCTGCGAACCTCGCCAGGGTTTGCCGATGGCTATCAGGCCATTTGCGAAGGCGGCTGGGTCGGCATCAGCGCAGCGGAGGAATTCGGCGGCATGGGGCTGCCGCAGACGGTTGCCGTTGCGGTTTATGAGATGATGGCGGGTGCCTGCCTGTCGCTGCAGCTCGCGCCGCTGCTGAGCCAGGGCCAGATCGAGGCGCTGGAGCATCATGCCTCAGACTCCATCAAGGAGCTGTACCTGCCCAAGCTGATCTCCGGCGAATGGTCCGGCACCATGAACCTGACCGAGCCGCAGGCCGGGTCGGATGTCGGCGCACTTACATCCAAGGCAGAGCCCAATGGCGACGGCACCTATGCCGTGACCGGCCAGAAGATTTTCATCTCCTGGGGCGACAATGATTTCTGCGGCAACGTCTGCCACCTGGTGCTGGCGCGGCTGCCCGACGGGGTGCCGGGGACCAAGGGGATCTCGCTGTTTCTGGTTCCGAAATACCTGCCGGACGCGGACGGTAAACCGGGCAAACCCAATGATCTCAAGGTCGTGAGCCTGGAGCACAAGATGGGCCTGCACGGCTCCCCCACCTGCGTTATGCAGTTCGACGGTGCCACCGGCTGGCTGGTCGGGCCGGAACACGGTGGCATGGCGGCGATGTTCACCATGATGAACAACGCCCGCCTCGGCGTCGGCGGCCAGGGCGTCGGCGCGGGCGAAGGTGCCTACCAGCACGCGCTGGCCTATGCGCTGGAGCGCAAACAGGGCAAGACCGCCAGCGGCTTCATCGCCGACCACGCCGACGTGCGCCGGATGCTGATGGAGATGAAGGCGGATCTTTTTGCCTCCCGCGCGATCCTGATGGCCTGTTCCCGCGCCATCGACATGCATACCGCCACCGGCGGCAGCGATTGGGCAGCCCGCGCGGCCTTCCTGACCCCGATTGCCAAGGCCTTTGGCACCGACACCGGCATGCGCGTTTCGGAAACCGGGGTGCAGGTCTATGGCGGCATGGGCTTCATCGAAGAATCAGGCGCGGCGCAGTATTACCGCGACGTGCGGGTGACAGCGATCTACGAGGGCACCAATGGCATCCAGTCAATGGACCTGGTGGCGCGCAAGATGATGGACGGCGGCGAAATGGGTTTTGCCCTGATCGACGAGATCGAGGAGCAGGCCGAACGTGCCCGTGCCACCCATCCCAACATGGCCGAAGCCGTCTGGCAGGCATGTGAATCCCTGCGCGAAGCCACCGAATGGCTGGTGTCGCAGCAGGACATGCAGGACCGTTTTGCGGGCTCGGTGCCGTACCTGCGCGCCTTTGCCCGGGTGCTGGGCGGCCACTATCACCTGGCAGCCGCGATGGAGGATCAGGGCGGCGCGCGCGAGAAGCTGGCCCGCTTCTACATCACCCGGATGCTGCCGGAGCACAGCGCGCTCTTGGCCCACGCGCAGGCCGGTGCAGAAGGCACCTTTGCCCTCAGCCATGACGAACTGGCAGGCTGA
- a CDS encoding NUDIX hydrolase has protein sequence MSEPGHLARPVLGTIAVVCRHSGGQDHVILVQRGKEPNAGWWGFPGGHVEMGETALQAAARELMEETGVTARTLEYLTNVDVISRDASGMAQRQYLLTVVLCEHVSGEPVPDDDAEQAEWIPVAEIETRGLQLLDQVGDVARLAQARWRALSR, from the coding sequence ATGAGCGAACCCGGCCATCTTGCCCGCCCGGTTCTGGGCACCATAGCCGTGGTCTGCCGCCACTCCGGCGGGCAGGACCACGTGATCCTGGTGCAGCGCGGCAAGGAGCCGAACGCGGGCTGGTGGGGTTTTCCCGGCGGTCATGTGGAGATGGGCGAGACCGCCCTGCAGGCCGCGGCACGCGAACTGATGGAGGAGACCGGCGTGACCGCCCGGACGCTGGAGTATCTCACCAATGTGGATGTGATCTCGCGCGATGCGTCCGGCATGGCGCAACGGCAGTATCTGCTGACCGTGGTGCTGTGCGAACACGTGAGCGGCGAACCGGTGCCGGATGATGACGCCGAGCAGGCCGAATGGATCCCGGTCGCAGAGATCGAGACCCGCGGATTGCAGCTTCTGGATCAGGTCGGCGACGTGGCGCGGCTGGCTCAGGCCCGCTGGCGGGCGTTGAGCCGGTAG
- the mobB gene encoding molybdopterin-guanine dinucleotide biosynthesis protein B: MKIYGVTGWKNNGKTGLMERLVAEFCARGFSVSTIKHAHHATDVDQPGTDSHRHRQAGASEVVLASAGRVAIMQELRGAAEPPLTVLLGRLNSVDLVLVEGYKREPHPKIEAFRQAAGTELIAPQDPCIRAVASDTPLQLDCPVFDLNGTAAIADFIQSELGL; this comes from the coding sequence ATGAAAATCTATGGCGTCACCGGCTGGAAGAACAACGGTAAGACTGGGCTGATGGAACGGCTGGTCGCGGAGTTCTGCGCCCGCGGATTTTCCGTCTCCACCATCAAGCACGCCCACCACGCCACTGATGTGGATCAGCCCGGCACCGACAGCCACCGCCACCGACAGGCCGGCGCGTCCGAGGTGGTGCTGGCCTCTGCCGGCCGCGTCGCCATCATGCAGGAACTGCGTGGCGCGGCGGAACCGCCGCTGACAGTGCTTCTGGGCCGGTTGAACTCCGTCGATCTGGTGCTGGTCGAGGGCTACAAACGCGAACCGCATCCCAAGATCGAGGCTTTCCGGCAGGCAGCAGGCACTGAACTGATCGCGCCGCAGGACCCTTGCATCCGCGCTGTCGCCAGCGACACTCCGCTGCAACTGGACTGCCCGGTGTTCGATCTGAACGGCACGGCAGCAATTGCGGACTTCATCCAGTCGGAATTGGGGCTGTGA
- a CDS encoding DUF6173 family protein has translation MSDEISTSAEAAEAAVLPCVHEVHSDPDACAGLTKVPEKLQKPDAAKSPARWAYERLILYIQNFEQQLDAEHEVAMGFAGGNTGVLRIEGMGYFDPDIITFYGSEPDGSRTQLVQHVSQLNVMLRSVPKPREEEPATRIGFRLASDLQQE, from the coding sequence ATGAGCGACGAGATTTCCACCAGCGCCGAGGCGGCAGAGGCGGCGGTGCTGCCCTGCGTGCATGAAGTCCATTCCGACCCGGATGCCTGTGCAGGCCTGACCAAGGTGCCGGAGAAGCTGCAGAAACCGGATGCCGCCAAAAGCCCGGCCCGCTGGGCCTATGAAAGGCTCATCCTCTATATCCAGAACTTCGAACAGCAGCTGGATGCCGAACACGAGGTCGCCATGGGCTTCGCCGGCGGCAATACCGGCGTGCTCAGGATCGAGGGCATGGGCTATTTCGATCCCGACATCATCACCTTCTACGGCAGTGAGCCGGACGGTTCGAGAACCCAACTGGTGCAGCATGTGAGCCAGCTCAATGTGATGCTGCGCTCGGTGCCCAAGCCGCGTGAGGAGGAGCCTGCCACCCGCATCGGCTTCCGCCTCGCCTCGGACCTGCAGCAGGAGTGA
- a CDS encoding L-threonylcarbamoyladenylate synthase produces MPQQSTEILAATASGIARAARLLQAGQLVSFPTETVYGLGADARQGTAVAAIYEAKGRPSFNPLIAHVHSAEAARRYVAWNNVAEQLAAAFWPGPLTLVLPLREGHGISPLVTAGLETLGVRVPAHPAAQALLRELDGPVAAPSANPSGKISPTTAAHVKAGLDGRIAAILDDGACGVGLESTIIGLAGPDPVLLRPGGLAAEEIEAVLGRRLTQRDVHDPLTAPGQLLSHYAPGAPVRLNAEAPQAGELYLGFGPGPCDLNLSENSDLAEAAANLFGHLHQLDALGKPIAVAPVPMHGLGEAINDRLRRAAAPRD; encoded by the coding sequence ATGCCCCAGCAGAGCACTGAAATCCTTGCCGCAACGGCAAGCGGCATCGCCCGCGCCGCCCGGCTTTTGCAGGCCGGGCAACTGGTCTCCTTCCCGACCGAGACGGTTTATGGCCTTGGCGCTGATGCCCGGCAGGGCACTGCGGTTGCGGCCATATACGAGGCCAAGGGGCGGCCGTCGTTCAATCCGCTGATCGCCCATGTGCATTCGGCGGAGGCTGCGCGGCGCTACGTGGCATGGAATAACGTTGCGGAACAGCTGGCCGCGGCCTTCTGGCCCGGACCGCTGACCCTGGTGCTGCCATTGCGCGAGGGGCACGGGATCTCGCCGCTGGTCACCGCCGGCTTGGAGACGCTCGGCGTGCGGGTGCCCGCGCATCCGGCGGCGCAGGCCCTGCTGCGGGAGCTGGACGGGCCGGTGGCAGCACCTTCCGCCAATCCCTCTGGCAAGATCAGCCCCACGACGGCTGCGCATGTGAAGGCCGGGCTGGACGGCCGGATTGCCGCGATCCTGGATGACGGCGCCTGCGGTGTCGGCCTGGAGTCGACCATCATCGGTCTGGCCGGGCCGGACCCGGTGCTGCTGCGCCCCGGCGGGTTGGCAGCGGAAGAAATTGAGGCCGTGCTGGGCCGCAGGCTGACGCAGCGCGACGTGCATGACCCGCTGACAGCGCCGGGACAACTGCTGTCGCATTATGCCCCCGGCGCGCCAGTGCGGCTGAATGCGGAGGCCCCGCAAGCCGGTGAGCTTTACCTCGGCTTCGGCCCCGGCCCCTGCGACCTGAACCTGTCCGAAAACAGCGACCTGGCTGAGGCCGCGGCCAATCTCTTCGGCCATCTCCATCAGTTGGATGCGCTTGGCAAGCCGATTGCCGTTGCGCCGGTGCCGATGCACGGGCTGGGCGAGGCCATCAACGACCGCCTGCGCCGCGCCGCCGCGCCGCGGGACTGA
- a CDS encoding AzlD domain-containing protein, which translates to MSSIPAPILWTVIIGLALGSYGLRFAFIGFMGGKPIPEWLMRHLRYTAVAIIPALVAPLVVWPAPTRGDPSLMHFAAAAATFAAGYLTRNVLIGLGTGGMSLLLLYLAA; encoded by the coding sequence ATGAGCAGTATCCCTGCACCAATCTTGTGGACCGTGATCATCGGGCTGGCGCTTGGCAGCTACGGCTTGCGGTTTGCCTTTATCGGCTTCATGGGCGGCAAGCCCATCCCCGAATGGCTGATGCGGCATCTGCGCTATACCGCCGTGGCGATCATCCCGGCACTGGTGGCACCGCTGGTGGTCTGGCCTGCCCCCACCAGAGGCGATCCCAGCCTGATGCATTTTGCCGCCGCTGCGGCGACCTTCGCCGCGGGCTATCTGACGCGCAATGTGCTGATCGGGCTTGGAACCGGCGGGATGAGCCTGCTGCTCTTGTATCTCGCCGCCTGA
- a CDS encoding protein-disulfide reductase DsbD domain-containing protein — MKRTMLKTAAAAAALLAAASGAPASAGAADGDIVQVEVLDGGMTSRGTHLGALRITLQPGWKTYWRAPGDAGIPPSFSWRGARNVGRLSITWPSPEVFLTSGYRTIGYHDQLVLPVEITPETPGKPVRLKGRMQLGVCKDVCVPAELKFDHELDSSAGRHPAIAAAMASRPWSAKEAGVRNATCSLRPSQYGMTVTARISMPSAGGEEVAVIEPGNPKLYAGETKTRREGGQLVAETEFLPADGSPYAIDRSQLRITVLGKNHAVDIQGCSAG, encoded by the coding sequence ATGAAACGGACAATGCTCAAAACCGCTGCTGCTGCGGCAGCATTGCTGGCTGCTGCAAGCGGTGCGCCTGCATCTGCCGGCGCTGCGGACGGCGATATCGTGCAGGTCGAGGTGCTGGATGGCGGTATGACCTCCCGAGGCACCCATCTGGGCGCGTTGCGGATCACCCTGCAGCCGGGATGGAAGACCTATTGGCGCGCTCCCGGCGATGCGGGCATCCCGCCCAGTTTTTCCTGGCGCGGGGCACGTAATGTCGGCAGGCTGTCGATCACCTGGCCCTCTCCCGAAGTTTTCCTGACCTCTGGTTACCGCACCATCGGCTATCATGATCAGCTGGTGCTGCCAGTGGAGATCACGCCTGAAACTCCGGGCAAGCCGGTGCGCCTGAAAGGGCGGATGCAGCTGGGGGTGTGCAAGGATGTCTGCGTGCCGGCCGAACTGAAATTCGACCATGAGCTGGACAGCAGCGCAGGCCGCCACCCTGCAATTGCCGCCGCGATGGCCAGCCGCCCCTGGTCGGCCAAGGAAGCGGGCGTGCGCAACGCAACCTGCAGCCTGCGCCCGTCGCAGTACGGTATGACGGTCACCGCCCGCATCTCGATGCCTTCTGCCGGCGGCGAGGAGGTTGCGGTGATCGAACCCGGCAACCCCAAGCTCTATGCCGGTGAAACCAAGACCCGCCGCGAAGGCGGACAGCTGGTGGCGGAGACCGAGTTTCTGCCCGCGGACGGCAGTCCTTATGCCATAGACCGCTCGCAGCTGCGGATCACTGTGCTTGGGAAAAACCACGCCGTTGACATTCAGGGCTGCAGCGCCGGATGA
- a CDS encoding YqgE/AlgH family protein, with translation MDLTGKLLIAMPGIGDPRFEHSVIFLCSHGEEGAMGLIVNKPADGVALGDLLEQLDLGGDSNAAAALPVRFGGPVETQRGFVLHTPDYESDVSSLKVPGGFSMTATLDILEDIAQGQGPQDLLVLLGYAGWGPGQLESEITMNGWLTAEASPDLVFGLADDSKWGAALKTLGVDPLTLSSSAGHA, from the coding sequence ATGGATCTGACTGGCAAGCTCTTGATTGCAATGCCTGGTATTGGCGACCCGAGGTTCGAGCATTCGGTGATCTTCCTGTGCTCGCACGGCGAGGAGGGCGCAATGGGGCTGATCGTCAACAAGCCCGCGGACGGCGTGGCGCTGGGCGATCTGCTGGAGCAGCTGGACCTGGGCGGCGACAGCAACGCGGCGGCGGCGCTGCCGGTGCGCTTTGGCGGTCCGGTGGAGACCCAGCGCGGTTTTGTGCTGCATACGCCTGATTACGAATCGGATGTGAGTTCCCTGAAGGTGCCGGGCGGTTTCTCGATGACCGCGACGCTGGATATTCTTGAGGACATCGCCCAGGGGCAGGGGCCGCAGGACCTGCTGGTGCTGCTTGGCTATGCGGGCTGGGGGCCGGGGCAGCTGGAATCGGAGATCACCATGAACGGCTGGCTGACAGCGGAGGCCAGTCCGGACCTCGTGTTCGGGCTTGCGGATGACAGCAAGTGGGGGGCGGCGCTGAAGACCCTGGGCGTTGATCCGCTCACCTTGTCGTCCAGCGCGGGCCACGCCTGA
- the mobA gene encoding molybdenum cofactor guanylyltransferase MobA — protein MTDQKPLGVILAGGLATRMGGGDKGRLQVGGQSLLSRVVDRLSPQVAGLALNANGDPERFADLGLPVIADSIEGFAGPLAGVLAGLDWAAEQGAETIVTAAADTPFFPQDLVARLTAAAQGMEHPLVLATTPRTSDETLKSGGRSKVNRHPAFGLWPVALRDDLRAALQDGLRKVVLWTDQHNGREALFEAAPFDPFFNINTPEDLAMAEALLK, from the coding sequence ATGACAGACCAGAAGCCATTGGGCGTAATCCTCGCAGGCGGCCTCGCCACCCGGATGGGCGGCGGCGACAAGGGACGGCTGCAGGTCGGCGGCCAAAGCCTGCTCTCCCGTGTTGTTGACCGGCTGTCGCCGCAGGTCGCTGGACTCGCGCTCAACGCCAATGGCGACCCGGAGCGGTTCGCCGATCTGGGCCTGCCCGTCATTGCCGACTCGATCGAGGGCTTTGCCGGACCGCTGGCGGGCGTGCTGGCAGGCCTCGATTGGGCAGCAGAGCAGGGCGCAGAGACCATCGTCACCGCCGCTGCCGACACGCCGTTCTTTCCGCAGGATCTGGTCGCCCGGCTGACCGCCGCTGCACAGGGCATGGAGCACCCTCTGGTCCTCGCCACTACACCGCGCACCAGTGATGAGACGCTGAAATCCGGCGGGCGGAGCAAAGTGAACCGGCATCCGGCCTTTGGCCTCTGGCCCGTCGCCCTGCGCGACGACCTGCGCGCAGCCCTGCAGGACGGGTTGCGCAAGGTGGTGCTCTGGACAGATCAGCACAACGGCCGCGAGGCGCTGTTTGAAGCGGCCCCCTTCGACCCCTTCTTCAACATCAACACGCCAGAGGATCTGGCCATGGCAGAGGCGCTGCTGAAATGA
- a CDS encoding MBL fold metallo-hydrolase, which translates to MTNWQADPVTDLPDVSPRTPWEEPPAQGEAIEVAEGVLWMRQPLPMKLDHVNIYALDEGDGWTVVDTGFNSRKSRGIWESLMAGPLKGKPVTRVVVTHHHPDHIGLAGWFQSQHGAELVTTRTAWLFARMLTLDVQETWPEETLAYYRSAGMAPEIYDKRVNDRPFNFADTVHPMPLGFTRIKQGDVIRMGGRDWDVHTGNGHAPEHATFWSRDDNLVITGDQILSTISPNIGVYATEPMADPLGEWLEACERLAKLARPDHLALGGHKLPFSRLPLRMQQLIGNHHGALERLMDHLSVPRTAADCFAPLFKRRIGEGEYGLALVEAVAHVNHLYHTGQVTRWKREDGAWLYQGKG; encoded by the coding sequence ATGACGAACTGGCAGGCTGATCCCGTGACCGATCTTCCCGACGTCTCCCCCCGTACCCCTTGGGAAGAACCACCCGCACAGGGGGAGGCGATCGAAGTGGCCGAGGGTGTCCTCTGGATGCGCCAGCCGCTGCCGATGAAGCTGGATCACGTCAACATCTACGCACTGGATGAGGGCGACGGCTGGACGGTGGTCGACACCGGCTTCAACTCCCGCAAAAGCCGCGGCATCTGGGAGAGCCTGATGGCCGGCCCCCTGAAGGGCAAGCCGGTGACGCGCGTTGTCGTGACCCATCACCACCCTGATCACATTGGCCTGGCGGGCTGGTTCCAGTCGCAGCACGGTGCCGAACTGGTCACCACCCGCACCGCCTGGCTGTTCGCCCGGATGCTGACGCTGGACGTGCAGGAGACATGGCCGGAGGAGACGCTGGCCTATTACCGCAGCGCCGGCATGGCGCCGGAGATCTATGACAAACGCGTCAATGACCGGCCTTTCAACTTTGCCGACACTGTGCATCCGATGCCGCTGGGCTTCACCCGTATCAAGCAGGGCGACGTGATCCGCATGGGCGGGCGCGACTGGGACGTGCACACCGGCAACGGCCACGCCCCGGAGCACGCGACGTTTTGGAGCCGGGATGACAATCTGGTGATCACCGGCGACCAGATCCTGTCGACCATCAGCCCCAACATCGGCGTCTACGCGACTGAGCCGATGGCCGACCCGCTGGGCGAATGGCTGGAGGCCTGCGAGCGTCTGGCAAAACTGGCGCGCCCCGATCATCTGGCGTTGGGCGGCCACAAGCTGCCATTCTCGCGCCTGCCGCTCAGGATGCAGCAGCTGATCGGCAACCACCACGGCGCGCTGGAACGTCTGATGGATCACCTTTCCGTGCCGCGCACAGCCGCCGATTGCTTTGCGCCGCTGTTCAAGCGCAGAATCGGCGAGGGTGAGTACGGGCTTGCACTGGTCGAGGCGGTGGCCCATGTAAATCATCTGTACCACACCGGCCAGGTGACCCGCTGGAAACGCGAAGACGGTGCCTGGCTCTATCAAGGCAAGGGGTGA
- a CDS encoding aa3-type cytochrome c oxidase subunit IV: MADHQHGTMDITVQEKMFSSFMTFVTRFCIAMVFLALFLAIFAT; the protein is encoded by the coding sequence ATGGCTGATCACCAGCACGGCACCATGGACATCACCGTTCAGGAGAAGATGTTCTCGAGCTTCATGACCTTCGTGACCCGTTTCTGCATCGCGATGGTGTTCCTCGCGCTGTTCCTGGCTATTTTCGCTACCTGA
- a CDS encoding AzlC family ABC transporter permease — translation MAITTTKSAFWKGFRDSAPFLFMASPFGFLFGVLAAEAGLIVPEAFAFSLTVFAGAAQFTALQLMQENAPLIIILISALAVNLRMAMYSASLTPYLGDAPMWQRAIAAYFIVDQSYALSVVQFEQEPEMPLAQRVAYFFGTNGLITPAWVIATALGALVGTRIPESWGVDFVLPLAFLAMIGPMLRTPAHVAACFVAVAASLPASALPYNLGLIVAGIAGMVAGAQAELWLERQKAKAEGAK, via the coding sequence ATGGCAATCACCACCACCAAATCGGCCTTTTGGAAGGGGTTCCGCGACAGCGCGCCGTTTCTGTTCATGGCGTCGCCCTTTGGGTTCCTGTTCGGGGTACTGGCGGCAGAAGCCGGGCTGATCGTGCCGGAGGCCTTTGCCTTTTCGCTGACGGTCTTTGCCGGCGCCGCGCAGTTTACCGCGCTGCAGCTGATGCAGGAGAACGCGCCGCTGATCATCATCCTGATCTCGGCGCTGGCGGTGAACCTGCGGATGGCGATGTATTCGGCATCGCTGACGCCGTACCTGGGTGATGCGCCGATGTGGCAGAGGGCAATTGCGGCCTATTTCATCGTCGATCAGTCCTATGCGCTGTCGGTTGTGCAATTCGAACAGGAGCCGGAGATGCCGCTGGCGCAGCGGGTGGCGTATTTCTTTGGCACCAATGGCCTGATCACACCGGCCTGGGTCATCGCCACCGCGCTGGGGGCATTGGTGGGCACCCGTATCCCGGAAAGCTGGGGTGTGGATTTCGTGCTGCCGCTGGCGTTTCTGGCGATGATCGGTCCGATGCTGCGCACCCCTGCGCATGTGGCAGCGTGTTTTGTGGCAGTTGCTGCCTCGCTGCCCGCATCCGCTCTGCCCTATAACCTGGGGCTGATTGTGGCCGGAATTGCCGGCATGGTCGCGGGTGCGCAGGCGGAACTGTGGCTGGAGCGGCAAAAGGCCAAGGCGGAGGGCGCGAAATGA